In Clostridium sp. DL-VIII, the following proteins share a genomic window:
- a CDS encoding UDP-N-acetylmuramoyl-L-alanyl-D-glutamate--2,6-diaminopimelate ligase, whose amino-acid sequence MKLYELLKDMKYELISGNVDIDVANISYDSRKVIESSMFVCIKGANVDGHDYIKEAIKKGALAIVIDEELELKSRNITLIKVENSKIALASLASSFYNKPSKEINLVGVTGTNGKTTVIHYIKDILEANKKRTAIIGTLGYEFEEKEANIEKVNPTTPEALELQGLFREFKNKGAENVIMEVTSSALAKYRVENCNFNVGVFTNLSQDHLDEHGTMENYKNEKIKLFKKCSIGIINLDDKISEETIKKATCKILTYGINKEADIKATDIKYTNDSVLFKVNFKDVTKEVEVNIPGKVTVYNVLAAIGGCIGLGVSISDIVKAMPNIKYVSGRLEMIKNSANKSVIVDYAHTPDALERLLMMARETTRGRIISIFGCGGDRDKSKRKVMGMAAGILSDYCIITSDNPRSEEPMRIIEDIEEGMLSINSTYEKIVDRRKAIERGLKLLKDEDLLIISGKGHENYQIIGKERIHFDDREVVKELLR is encoded by the coding sequence ATGAAGCTATATGAGTTGTTAAAGGATATGAAATATGAGTTGATTAGTGGAAATGTTGATATAGATGTTGCTAATATAAGTTATGATTCCAGGAAGGTAATAGAGAGTTCGATGTTTGTATGCATAAAAGGGGCTAATGTAGATGGACATGATTATATAAAAGAGGCGATTAAGAAAGGCGCTTTAGCAATAGTGATTGATGAAGAATTAGAACTTAAAAGTAGAAATATAACACTGATAAAGGTTGAAAATTCAAAGATAGCGTTAGCAAGTTTAGCTAGTTCATTCTATAATAAGCCATCTAAAGAAATTAATTTAGTTGGAGTTACAGGAACTAATGGGAAAACTACAGTAATACATTATATTAAAGATATACTAGAAGCTAATAAAAAGAGAACGGCTATAATTGGAACTTTAGGGTATGAATTTGAAGAAAAAGAGGCAAATATAGAAAAAGTTAATCCGACGACACCTGAAGCATTAGAACTACAAGGATTATTTAGAGAATTTAAGAATAAAGGTGCGGAGAATGTTATCATGGAGGTAACATCTTCAGCTCTAGCAAAATATAGAGTGGAGAATTGTAATTTTAATGTTGGGGTATTTACAAATTTATCTCAAGACCACCTTGACGAACATGGCACAATGGAAAACTATAAAAATGAGAAAATAAAATTGTTTAAAAAATGCTCAATAGGAATTATAAATTTAGACGATAAAATCTCTGAAGAAACTATAAAAAAAGCTACGTGTAAAATTTTAACTTATGGAATAAATAAAGAGGCAGATATTAAAGCTACGGATATCAAGTATACAAATGATTCAGTTTTATTTAAAGTTAACTTTAAGGATGTAACGAAAGAAGTAGAAGTAAACATTCCAGGAAAAGTAACAGTCTATAACGTTTTGGCGGCTATAGGAGGGTGTATTGGCCTTGGAGTGAGTATTTCTGATATTGTAAAAGCAATGCCAAATATCAAATATGTTTCCGGAAGGCTTGAAATGATAAAAAACAGTGCGAATAAAAGCGTAATAGTAGATTATGCTCATACACCAGATGCCCTAGAGAGATTATTGATGATGGCAAGAGAGACTACACGGGGAAGAATTATAAGTATATTTGGTTGTGGAGGAGATAGAGATAAGTCCAAGAGAAAAGTAATGGGGATGGCAGCAGGAATATTATCTGATTACTGCATTATAACCTCAGATAATCCAAGAAGTGAAGAGCCCATGAGGATTATAGAAGATATTGAAGAAGGGATGCTTAGTATAAATTCAACTTATGAGAAGATTGTTGATAGAAGAAAAGCTATTGAAAGAGGATTAAAACTATTAAAAGATGAGGATTTATTGATAATTTCAGGAAAAGGACATGAAAATTATCAAATAATAGGAAAAGAGAGAATACATTTTGATGATAGAGAAGTAGTTAAAGAACTTTTAAGATAA
- a CDS encoding galactose ABC transporter substrate-binding protein — MRLVKRLISIILIALTGCILIESNFVIILADNKTIIKAAVIVYDTNATYMSEVIKNLKDIQAQNAEKVEFTFFDSNNKQAKENEIVNTIVKKKEFNILFIALVDVNSAYDVINIAKENNIPIILFNREPPKKSAIQSYNKSIFVGTELEQAGIFEGEILVNEWNKNKVHIDRNKDQTMQYIMLNGPKDNLEAIARAKYSVLTIKNNGIKAVELASSYSDWNDREEAKRITESFLLRYGDKIEAIISTNDNMAIGAIQELQAAGYNTGIKEKTVLVVGVDAIPEARELVNKGIMTGTVIQDAYGMAEALYVTGMNLASNKKPLDGTNYKFDDSRVVIRIPYKKYNPS, encoded by the coding sequence ATGAGGCTGGTTAAAAGATTAATAAGTATTATTTTAATCGCTTTAACTGGTTGCATTCTAATAGAAAGTAATTTTGTTATAATATTAGCTGACAATAAAACAATTATTAAAGCAGCGGTGATAGTTTATGATACCAATGCTACTTATATGTCAGAAGTTATAAAAAATCTAAAAGACATTCAAGCACAAAATGCAGAAAAAGTTGAATTTACATTTTTTGATAGTAATAATAAACAAGCTAAAGAAAATGAAATTGTTAATACAATAGTTAAAAAGAAGGAATTTAATATTTTGTTTATTGCATTAGTTGATGTGAATTCAGCCTATGATGTAATTAATATTGCAAAAGAAAATAATATTCCGATAATATTATTTAATAGAGAGCCACCTAAAAAAAGTGCTATTCAATCTTATAATAAATCAATATTTGTTGGAACTGAATTAGAGCAGGCAGGAATATTTGAAGGTGAAATTCTAGTTAATGAATGGAATAAAAATAAAGTACATATAGATAGAAATAAAGACCAAACAATGCAATATATTATGTTAAATGGACCCAAAGATAATTTAGAAGCAATTGCAAGAGCGAAATATTCAGTATTAACTATAAAAAATAATGGAATAAAGGCTGTGGAGCTTGCATCAAGCTATTCTGATTGGAATGATAGAGAAGAAGCTAAAAGAATAACAGAATCATTTTTACTTAGGTATGGTGATAAAATAGAGGCTATAATTTCAACTAATGATAATATGGCAATAGGAGCAATACAAGAGCTGCAGGCAGCAGGTTATAACACAGGAATAAAGGAAAAAACAGTTCTAGTTGTAGGTGTTGATGCAATACCAGAAGCAAGGGAACTAGTTAATAAAGGAATAATGACTGGAACTGTTATTCAAGATGCATATGGAATGGCAGAGGCACTATATGTTACAGGAATGAACCTGGCATCCAACAAGAAACCACTTGATGGAACAAATTATAAATTTGACGATTCAAGAGTTGTAATTCGAATTCCATATAAAAAGTATAATCCAAGCTAA
- the msrA gene encoding peptide-methionine (S)-S-oxide reductase MsrA, which produces MKKIVLGGGCFWGVEKLFSMTPGVVETEVGYANGKTENPTYEEVCKDDTDFVEVCYITYNEKAVSLDTLLDKFWSVIDPTTVNKQAGDVGTQYRSGIYYIDDSDIDIINKSKMKIQEKYKEPVVTEIKPLEKYYTAEEYHQDYLEKNPTGYCHIKFN; this is translated from the coding sequence ATGAAGAAAATAGTTTTAGGTGGAGGTTGCTTCTGGGGAGTAGAAAAACTCTTCTCAATGACACCAGGGGTAGTAGAAACAGAAGTAGGATATGCAAATGGAAAAACAGAAAATCCAACTTATGAAGAAGTATGCAAAGATGATACAGATTTTGTAGAAGTATGTTACATAACATATAATGAAAAAGCAGTTTCGTTAGATACTTTATTAGATAAGTTTTGGAGTGTTATTGATCCTACAACAGTAAATAAACAGGCAGGAGATGTTGGAACTCAATATAGAAGTGGAATCTACTACATTGATGATTCTGATATTGATATAATTAATAAAAGCAAAATGAAAATTCAAGAGAAATATAAAGAACCAGTTGTAACTGAAATTAAACCACTAGAAAAATATTATACAGCAGAAGAATATCATCAAGATTACTTAGAGAAAAATCCTACTGGATATTGTCATATTAAATTTAACTAA
- a CDS encoding AraC family transcriptional regulator gives MNNDYIKNKSGYLNKDFQLFHLKDKKNQEFEFHYHDFNKIIIFLSGKVTYLIEGKAYNLKPWDILLVNNNDVHKPIIDPSEIYERIIIWADSNFIKNHNYDNCDLLTCFKLANEKSFNLIRLESKLQNNIKFIIESLKTSFNSNEFGSKLLSNSLFIQLLIYLNRVHLSNMYITEEDSLKYDKQIEKILKYINNNLAENLSTEALSQIFYISKYYLMHKFKKETGYTLHNYVNQKRLLMAKDLISTGEPITKVCMQCGFNDYSCFLRSFRKLFSKSPKEFSPKQNKDLSH, from the coding sequence ATGAATAATGATTATATCAAAAATAAATCAGGTTATTTAAATAAAGATTTTCAATTGTTTCATTTGAAAGATAAGAAAAATCAGGAATTTGAATTTCATTATCATGATTTTAATAAAATAATAATATTTTTATCTGGGAAAGTGACTTATTTGATTGAGGGTAAAGCTTATAATTTGAAACCTTGGGATATTTTGCTTGTGAATAATAATGATGTTCATAAGCCAATTATCGATCCTTCAGAAATTTATGAACGTATAATAATTTGGGCTGATTCCAATTTCATCAAAAATCATAACTATGATAATTGTGACCTTTTGACATGTTTTAAATTAGCAAATGAAAAGAGCTTTAATCTCATTAGACTTGAAAGCAAATTACAGAATAATATAAAGTTTATAATAGAATCTCTTAAGACTTCTTTTAATTCAAATGAATTTGGCAGCAAACTTTTAAGCAACTCATTATTTATTCAACTGCTTATATATTTAAATAGAGTTCATTTGAGTAATATGTATATAACTGAAGAAGATTCTCTTAAATATGACAAACAAATTGAGAAGATTTTAAAATATATAAATAATAATTTAGCTGAAAATTTGTCTACAGAAGCTTTATCTCAAATATTCTATATAAGTAAATATTATCTTATGCATAAATTTAAGAAAGAAACCGGCTATACGCTCCACAATTACGTAAACCAAAAAAGATTATTAATGGCAAAAGATTTAATATCAACTGGAGAACCTATTACCAAAGTCTGTATGCAATGCGGCTTTAATGATTACTCATGTTTTCTCCGCTCATTTAGAAAACTATTTTCAAAATCACCTAAAGAATTTTCTCCAAAACAAAATAAGGACCTGTCGCACTAG
- a CDS encoding MFS transporter yields the protein MNIFNTYKGLPKSIYALFAVQIINRFGDFVFPFLSLLLTQKLDFSYSMTGIIVMVTSLVSMPAAILGGKFADQVSRRKTYFMGQGVAALAIFLCGLIRNPLLIVVLVIISAFFNGFVRPTLSAIIADELTPEKRQIGSSLTYLGINIGVAVGPIVAGFLFNNYLSLLFILDALTSFLAIIIFYIYIDETKPKTGAQEEKNTNEREEHGNLVQILLKRPRLTFFMIFNMFYAFAYTQISFAAPMMLNKVFGAEGTEKFGYLMSINAITVIFLTVMIISITQKFKTLTNVIFSGIFYAIGFGMIGIIGSSFPLYIVSTILWTIGEIISSTNNGVYIANNSPKNFRARISAASNLTYALSTALGTSLVGKYIDSYGINKVWSLVFIVVCIGVCLMTILHIYDSKNEKNEECERDAAC from the coding sequence TTGAATATCTTTAATACTTACAAAGGACTGCCTAAAAGTATATATGCACTATTTGCGGTACAGATAATTAATAGGTTTGGTGACTTTGTATTTCCTTTTTTATCTTTGTTGTTAACGCAAAAACTCGATTTTTCTTATTCCATGACAGGAATAATTGTAATGGTGACATCATTAGTTTCAATGCCTGCAGCAATTTTAGGTGGAAAATTTGCAGATCAGGTAAGCAGAAGAAAAACTTATTTTATGGGGCAAGGTGTTGCTGCTTTAGCTATTTTCTTGTGTGGGTTAATAAGAAATCCATTACTAATTGTTGTGCTAGTAATTATTTCAGCATTTTTTAATGGCTTTGTAAGGCCAACGCTTTCAGCAATAATAGCAGATGAATTAACTCCTGAAAAAAGACAGATTGGATCGTCATTAACTTATTTGGGAATAAATATAGGCGTTGCAGTAGGTCCTATAGTAGCAGGATTTTTATTTAATAATTATCTGTCTCTTCTTTTTATATTAGATGCTCTAACGTCTTTTTTAGCAATAATAATTTTTTATATTTACATTGATGAAACAAAGCCTAAAACAGGAGCTCAAGAAGAGAAAAATACGAATGAAAGAGAGGAGCATGGGAATTTAGTCCAGATACTATTAAAGAGGCCGAGGCTTACTTTTTTTATGATATTTAATATGTTCTATGCTTTTGCATATACTCAAATTTCATTTGCAGCACCAATGATGCTGAATAAAGTTTTTGGAGCTGAAGGAACTGAAAAATTCGGTTATTTAATGAGCATTAATGCTATTACTGTAATATTTTTAACAGTGATGATTATTTCAATAACTCAAAAATTCAAAACTCTTACAAATGTAATTTTTTCAGGAATTTTTTATGCTATAGGATTTGGGATGATAGGTATTATAGGAAGCTCTTTCCCTTTATATATAGTTTCAACTATACTTTGGACAATAGGTGAAATAATATCTTCAACTAATAATGGAGTATATATAGCTAATAATAGTCCTAAAAATTTTAGAGCAAGAATTAGTGCAGCCAGCAATTTAACTTACGCATTATCAACTGCATTAGGTACTTCTCTCGTTGGAAAATATATAGATTCTTATGGAATAAATAAAGTATGGTCATTAGTTTTTATTGTAGTTTGCATAGGAGTATGTCTTATGACAATATTACATATATATGATTCAAAAAATGAGAAAAATGAGGAATGTGAAAGAGATGCTGCTTGTTAA
- a CDS encoding RelA/SpoT domain-containing protein: MRKGFNIDEFLGKYPQTKEMILKNSIDSDNLKEIYEDYIDYKNSYENQAGFIANILRSQKNVHSVKSRIKDPERLIEKIIRKTEDRKNKYGNDFEFTVDNYKNEINDLIGIRVIHIFKDQWQGIHEFILKTWKVIEITANVREGDNIEVFDDPNIEVRSKASGYRSVHYLVEFYPTNKKVIAEIQVRTIFEEGYGEIDHRLRYSHDEIPEILKSNLLLFNRIVGSADEMASLINNISKEWGEKEVNYKKLIQEQEAEINRLKSKMTWIDLENNS, from the coding sequence ATGAGAAAAGGTTTCAACATAGATGAGTTTTTAGGAAAATATCCTCAGACGAAAGAAATGATTTTAAAAAATAGTATTGATAGCGATAATTTGAAAGAAATCTATGAAGATTATATAGATTATAAGAATTCTTATGAAAACCAGGCAGGATTTATAGCAAATATTTTACGTTCGCAAAAAAATGTACATTCGGTTAAATCAAGAATTAAAGATCCAGAGAGATTGATAGAAAAGATAATAAGAAAAACTGAAGACAGAAAAAATAAATATGGGAATGATTTTGAATTTACAGTAGATAATTATAAGAACGAAATAAATGATTTAATTGGAATTAGAGTGATACATATATTTAAAGATCAATGGCAGGGAATACATGAATTTATTTTAAAAACATGGAAGGTTATCGAGATTACTGCTAATGTTAGAGAAGGTGATAATATTGAGGTTTTTGATGATCCAAACATTGAAGTAAGATCAAAAGCTTCTGGGTATCGTTCGGTTCACTATTTAGTAGAATTTTATCCAACCAATAAAAAAGTTATTGCAGAAATACAAGTTAGGACTATTTTTGAAGAAGGGTATGGAGAGATAGATCATAGGTTAAGATATTCGCATGATGAAATTCCAGAGATTCTTAAATCGAATTTATTGCTGTTTAATAGAATAGTAGGAAGTGCAGATGAAATGGCATCATTGATAAATAATATAAGCAAGGAATGGGGTGAAAAGGAAGTGAATTATAAGAAATTAATACAAGAGCAGGAAGCTGAAATAAATAGATTAAAAAGTAAAATGACATGGATAGATCTTGAAAATAATTCTTAA